A genome region from Polypterus senegalus isolate Bchr_013 chromosome 7, ASM1683550v1, whole genome shotgun sequence includes the following:
- the prr16 gene encoding protein Largen isoform X2, with translation MCLGTRRNLVVDQIDSLTSDLQLEEEMTDSSKTDTLNSSSSSTTTTTTASSLEKIKLHTEVALIKPPSAPPAILTVLKKPYPPPPPPRLTPIRCDNPSKTLPAVKPVKTNGTLLRNGGLQGIQKKIPNGDICCISQNTVDKVPIQPTPHKPDKDRCPQVTRERVRFSEQVQYHGYCPDCDVRYDIKNRDVHLHTETLHAKLKPLHHCPPPPPPLPSRENGGMGICVSHSFPPLTPTSVPPPAAPKPQKTILRKSTTTTV, from the coding sequence GTAGTGGACCAGATAGACTCACTTACTTCTGATCTGCAGCTTGAAGAGGAAATGACAGACAGCTCTAAGACAGACACACTTAACAGCAGTTCCAGTAGTACTACCACCACCACTACGGCATCCAGTTTAGAGAAGATTAAACTTCACACAGAAGTTGCACTAATCAAACCTCCATCAGCTCCTCCAGCAATTCTTACAGTGCTGAAGAAACCATACCCACCTCCTCCACCTCCAAGGCTCACTCCAATCAGATGTGACAATCCCAGTAAAACCCTGCCAGCTGTGAAGCCTGTGAAAACCAACGGCACACTTCTTCGAAATGGAGGTTTAcaaggaatacaaaaaaaaataccaaacggAGATATATGTTGCATTTCCCAAAATACGGTGGATAAAGTGCCCATACAGCCTACTCCACATAAACCTGACAAGGACAGATGCCCACAGGTCACTCGTGAACGAGTCAGATTTAGTGAACAGGTACAATATCATGGCTACTGTCCAGACTGTGATGTCCGATACGATATAAAAAACCGGGATGTGCATTTACACACAGAAACCCTTCATGCAAAGCTAAAACCTCTTCATCACTGTCCTCCACCGCCACCTCCTCTACCTTCGCGGGAAAATGGTGGAATGGGTATATGTGTCAGTCATAGCTTCCCTCCTCTAACTCCTACATCTGTGCCTCCTCCTGCTGCTCCTAAACCACAAAAAACTATCCTGAGAAAATCAACAACTACCACTGTCTGA
- the prr16 gene encoding protein Largen isoform X3: MTDSSKTDTLNSSSSSTTTTTTASSLEKIKLHTEVALIKPPSAPPAILTVLKKPYPPPPPPRLTPIRCDNPSKTLPAVKPVKTNGTLLRNGGLQGIQKKIPNGDICCISQNTVDKVPIQPTPHKPDKDRCPQVTRERVRFSEQVQYHGYCPDCDVRYDIKNRDVHLHTETLHAKLKPLHHCPPPPPPLPSRENGGMGICVSHSFPPLTPTSVPPPAAPKPQKTILRKSTTTTV; the protein is encoded by the coding sequence ATGACAGACAGCTCTAAGACAGACACACTTAACAGCAGTTCCAGTAGTACTACCACCACCACTACGGCATCCAGTTTAGAGAAGATTAAACTTCACACAGAAGTTGCACTAATCAAACCTCCATCAGCTCCTCCAGCAATTCTTACAGTGCTGAAGAAACCATACCCACCTCCTCCACCTCCAAGGCTCACTCCAATCAGATGTGACAATCCCAGTAAAACCCTGCCAGCTGTGAAGCCTGTGAAAACCAACGGCACACTTCTTCGAAATGGAGGTTTAcaaggaatacaaaaaaaaataccaaacggAGATATATGTTGCATTTCCCAAAATACGGTGGATAAAGTGCCCATACAGCCTACTCCACATAAACCTGACAAGGACAGATGCCCACAGGTCACTCGTGAACGAGTCAGATTTAGTGAACAGGTACAATATCATGGCTACTGTCCAGACTGTGATGTCCGATACGATATAAAAAACCGGGATGTGCATTTACACACAGAAACCCTTCATGCAAAGCTAAAACCTCTTCATCACTGTCCTCCACCGCCACCTCCTCTACCTTCGCGGGAAAATGGTGGAATGGGTATATGTGTCAGTCATAGCTTCCCTCCTCTAACTCCTACATCTGTGCCTCCTCCTGCTGCTCCTAAACCACAAAAAACTATCCTGAGAAAATCAACAACTACCACTGTCTGA